The Dioscorea cayenensis subsp. rotundata cultivar TDr96_F1 chromosome 19, TDr96_F1_v2_PseudoChromosome.rev07_lg8_w22 25.fasta, whole genome shotgun sequence genome includes a window with the following:
- the LOC120250523 gene encoding SKP1-like protein 1A has translation MATENGAKVIVLKSSDGETFEVEESVLMESQTIKHLIEDDCAENIPLPNVTSKILSKVIEYCKKHVDHASKASSDEKLIDDEIKAWDADFVKVDQATLFDLILAANYLNIKSLLDLTCQTVADMIKGKTPEEIRKTFNIKNDFTPEEEEEIRRENQWAFE, from the exons ATGGCAACGGAGAACGGCGCAAAGGTGATAGTTTTGAAGAGCTCCGATGGAGAGACGTTCGAGGTTGAGGAGTCCGTTCTCATGGAATCCCAGACCATCAAGCACTTGATTGAGGACGACTGCGCTGAGAACATCCCCCTTCCCAACGTCACCAGCAAGATCCTCTCCAAGGTCATCGAGTACTGCAAGAAGCACGTTGACCACGCCTCGAAGGCCTCCTCCGACGAGAAGCTCATCGACGACGAGATCAAAGCTTGGGACGCAGATTTCGTCAAAGTCGATCAGGCCACCCTCTTCGATCTCATTTTG GCTGCTAACTACCTTAACATCAAGAGCCTTCTGGATCTTACCTGCCAGACAGTGGCTGACATGATCAAGGGGAAGACTCCTGAAGAAATACGGAAAACTTTTAACATCAAGAATGATTTCACACcagaagaggaggaagagatcCGCAGAGAGAATCAGTGGGCTTTCGAATGA